The genomic interval ccagcaggagtagggaagtgattgtccctttctactcagcactggtgaggctgcacctcgaatgctgtgttcagttttggtcccctcactacaagaaagatatgaaggtgctggagcgtgtccaaagaagagcaatgaagctggtgaatgGTCTAGAGATCAAGTCTTATGAGTAGCggctgggggaactggggttgttttagtctggagaagTATAGCTAACTggaaggaggttgtagcaaggtgggtgtcagtctcttttcccaagtgacaagagatagaatgagaggaaatagcctcaagttgtgaCAGaggagatttagattggatatcagtaaaaatttttttcactgaaagggttgtcaagcattggaacaggctgcccagggaagtgattgagtcaccatccctgaaggtttttaaaagacctgtagACATGGGGCTTAcggacatgttttagtggtaGACTTGTTAATGTTAGGTTAATTGTTGCACTGTATGattttaagggtcttttccaacctatatgtttctatgattctatgaaatgcaCAGTAAAATAGCAACATATAGCATTGTAATTGCATTATGGCACTAGTGAAGACTAGTATGAGAACTCAGAGTTGaaagtgttgctttttttttaaggcatacAAGTCAGGCACCTTATACAGATACATGAAGGTCTTCTAGAAGGTTCACTTTGGCATCTCAGTAACACCATCCTTGAAAGGCTTTGCATGTGCAGTGGGATTTAAGTAATCTTTGTCATCAATACACTTAGGGAGGAGGATGTTACTGGCATCAGTAGGAGTGGGATGATGAAGTccaaaatgaagtatttcaagTGCATGTTGAATAGGtggggattttattttctttttggtactCTTAGTATAGCTGATGTTTGTATATTGTATCTTCAGATAAGTCTCTGGAACAAccttattttcatcttttagGGTTCCTCACTGCAGTAGCTTTAGAGCTCTGTATATGCCCAGAGAACAAGGCTCAGATACTGATACTATCAAAAGAGCTTTCTTCATGTGAAGATTCTGGCATTTGGATGTTTCTGTCCTAGGTTTAAAAAGGGCAGCTAGTTTCTAGTCCGTACACAGTGATGCATGAGCAGCTTTGTGGGGGCGTTCTTAGAACCGAGACAGAGTGTAGAAAGTACTATAGGTACATGTTAAAATTGTTTGAAATAACCTCTTTCACTATTTAATACTTTGTTACCTTGAACTTAAACAGAGAAAGCTTTGCAGTGAAATTTGCTTCATCTCCCTTTGCAACAAGCTCTTGAGTATCACTTAGTACCAGGGCGTGAGACTGAGGTAGGAGTGGGTGATAAAGGAAGGACCTTACAGAACTCTGATTGTACTGATCTGGCCTATGGATTAGCTGGATGTCAcatgacagaaaacagaatatcCAAACCTGGTGTCTTCAGCTGCAGTCTTTAAATATAAGTATGTCCTTGGAAAGCCTTAGTGGTCTCTGTTGATTATCTGTTTGGAGCATCCTTGCAAGGTATGTGGAGACCTTCATTCACTTAATAGTCATTCAGCCCTCATTCAGCATGCAATAACATTGCTAATATTCTTATTTGCTAATATTTATGTGTGATTTCCTCATTACactttttattttgggaaaagcCTCTAGACACTCCAAACTTGGTGTGTCAAATAGCCTAATTATTCCCTTCAAGTAAGTCTGGAGGACCTACTCTTTCTGCCGTGGCTTATTCAAATAAGTGTAAAGGTTTAAAAGACCAGtcataatcttaaaaaaaaaaaaaatgagtaattgCTTTTTGCGTCTGGTTTCTGTATTGGAAGTCACTTTTCAAAGGCATGTCTCTGAATATCTTTCAGTCTTGCTTTGTTTCTCCATGGGCACATTTTCTAGCAACAGTGGACTGGAGGTGTCAAATGTCCCAGTTCCTAAGCCTAACGGATGCAGGAGCCCTAAGCAGTTATTTGATTAGTTGTTCTTCCTGGTCATGCATCTCTTATTTCGCTGCCAGTTGTGTTGATGGCTGCTAAAGCACTAAATACATCAGTGCTTTTAATGTAGTCTCACACAGCTAATGCTGGCAACACATCCAACAAGTGTACAGTACACTGACAAGGGTCATACAGTCATTGTAAAAGGAGCGATGAGAAATTGTGAGTGGGTGAAACTGAGTTCTCTTGTACCTTTCCGTGATTTCGCACAGTCTCATTCTGTTTTTGCTGTAGTGGCTAGCATTGTGGGAATTACTTAGCACTTACACATCTCTGTGACTGCAGGATGCATTCCGAAGTTTTAAGAAACCATCAGGCAGGAGGGAGTTGTGATGCTTAATTAAATACaaagccttttcctttcctgaccTTGTGGCTGTTGCCACATGCTAATAGTCTTGCTTCCAAGACAACCTAAGAACAAATTTAACAATTGCCATCTggtaaaatactgctttaagCATGTGTACAGACTGTTTTCCTTCAGGCATGAGTTGGGGACAACTACCAAGCTCTGAGCTAATGGGCTGTCCCAGATATGTTCAgctgcaaaatggaaaagagtttgaaattatgatttttttttccactaactttgcctttttttcctcccccctcccccccagaTAACTATTATCTTTAAATCGTACCAAGACTGTACAGATCAGAGAGTATATCAAGCAGTGACTGATGACTTGCCTGCAGCTTTTGTTGATGGTACAACAAGTGGAGGTGAAGGGAACACCAAGAGCTTGCAAATTGTGGAGAAAGTCAGTGGCAAATACGTTGAAATGCATGCCAAGTACATTGGGACCACGGTGTATATACGCCAGCTTGGGAACTACTTAACATTGGCCATTCGCATGCCTCAAGAGTTGGTCATGGCCTACGAGGAGAGCCAGGATCTGCAGCTGTGTGTGAACGGTTGCCCTTCAAGTGAACGTATTGATGATAGTGGCCACTTACCATTGCCTGTGATGGGGCACTTGCTCCCTCAGGGTGGTGCTGCTCATCGCCGATCAGCGTACACACTGGAAACTGCCACCACCAAATGCCATGAGAAGATGCTGGTGAAGGACATCTATTTTTACTCATGTGTATTTGACCTACTCACCACTGGTGATGCTAACTTCACGGCTGCTGCTCACAGTGCCTTGCAGGATGTGGAGGCACTGCACCCCAGAAAAGAGCACTGGCATATCTTTCCcagtggtggaggtggtggtgtggGCAAGGGTAACAAATTCTTTGTTGGGCTTGGACTCATGTGCTTGAtccttgttgcttttttttagtttttttttgtctataacaaagttttcaaatatatattgTCATAATATATTGAGTAAATATgagtatatatgtatataccgTGTATATGAAGGGATGTTTTGTCTTGGGACACCCACCAGATTGTACATACTGTGTTAACTGTTTTCATGTATATTTGATGTAGAATTCTTTGTATctatttgttttgcagttggtgaaatattttataatgtcCCTGCATTGGGACCTGATAGaaagcactttattttttatatactgAATATTTATGTGTGTATCTGAGTATGTGTATTATACATATAAACATGTGCATACAATACTCAGTCCTCCCTCTAAGTACTACTTGGTTTaacagactttttttataaCTGGCttaattttgggtttttttctgtcatttctcttaACTCTAGAGACAGCACATCTCTTGTCCTGTAATGGCATTGGTGATCTGCTGGGTTCATGAGTTAAAATCATTAAGAATAGAATTGTATTCTGTCCCTCAAACAAATGGCCGTCCCTTCTTTGGAGGGAGAGTGTGAAGTGTTTCCCATTAGCTCAGGTGACCATCTTGGATAACGAATTACAGAACGTTCTTTGTAATTCTGACATTTCCTAGTTTCAGAGCATGagtttcaaaagaagaaaagggaaggtgtTGGAGTGAGACTTACTTAGCTTTATAGAATCAGtggaaagataattttaaaagatattaatGGTCTAGTTGTGTAAGCATGTAACATAACTATTGCAGCTGCCTTTAACCTGGAGGGTTAAGTCATTCTCCAAGGTGGACCAAAGAAGTCACAAGCCTGAATTCTGTCCCTTGCTTAGGTGCTAATTCTATC from Gavia stellata isolate bGavSte3 chromosome Z, bGavSte3.hap2, whole genome shotgun sequence carries:
- the RGMB gene encoding repulsive guidance molecule B translates to MGRAAPSRAAGAELPRRCGPRRPSLAALGFLAVLGLLLGSGDCQLQTPCRIQKCTTDFVSLTSHLNSALEGFDLEFCKALRAYSACTYRNSKVCRGNLVYHSAVLGISDLMSQRNCSKDGPTSSTNPEVTHDPCNYIGHTEAREHQGEEKTLPPTYLFCGLFGDPHLRTFKDHFQTCKVEGAWPLIDNNYLSVQVTNVPVVPGSSATATNKITIIFKSYQDCTDQRVYQAVTDDLPAAFVDGTTSGGEGNTKSLQIVEKVSGKYVEMHAKYIGTTVYIRQLGNYLTLAIRMPQELVMAYEESQDLQLCVNGCPSSERIDDSGHLPLPVMGHLLPQGGAAHRRSAYTLETATTKCHEKMLVKDIYFYSCVFDLLTTGDANFTAAAHSALQDVEALHPRKEHWHIFPSGGGGGVGKGNKFFVGLGLMCLILVAFF